Proteins encoded by one window of Deinococcus radiodurans R1 = ATCC 13939 = DSM 20539:
- the aroC gene encoding chorismate synthase translates to MRYLTAGESHGPQLTAIIEGLPAQLPLGKADIDPWLRKRQGGYGRGRRMVIETDEAELLSGVRAGRTTGAPVTLAIQNKDHRNWTEIMSPEPGGEPRKKALTDARPGHADLTGGIKYRHKDLRDVLERASARETAARVAVGSIALKLLSELGIEGANYVFNLAGIETRQAFSWDALDAIEDSDLRTPDADAAAQMRERIDQAKKDGDTLGGILEVRFRGLPVGLGSFVHYDRKLDGKIAQACLSVQAMKGVEIGRAFENAVKPGSGVHDAIHYREGTYARDTNGAGGLEAGMTNGEELIVRVAMKPIATLMKPLPTVNVVTHEASDAARERSDTTAVPAAGVILQCVIGWVLAEAITEKFGGDTLPELQERLAAARRYAAEY, encoded by the coding sequence ATGAGGTACCTGACCGCCGGAGAATCGCACGGGCCACAGCTCACGGCCATTATCGAGGGGCTGCCCGCGCAGTTGCCGCTGGGCAAGGCCGACATCGACCCCTGGCTGAGAAAACGGCAGGGCGGCTACGGACGCGGGCGACGCATGGTCATCGAAACCGACGAGGCCGAGCTTCTGAGCGGCGTCCGTGCGGGCCGCACCACCGGCGCCCCCGTCACCCTCGCCATTCAGAACAAGGACCACCGCAACTGGACTGAAATCATGTCGCCTGAGCCGGGAGGCGAGCCGCGCAAGAAGGCGCTGACCGACGCCCGCCCCGGCCACGCCGACCTGACCGGCGGCATCAAGTACCGTCACAAGGACCTGCGCGACGTGCTCGAACGCGCCTCGGCGCGCGAAACGGCGGCGCGGGTGGCGGTAGGCAGCATTGCCCTCAAGCTGCTTTCTGAACTCGGCATCGAGGGGGCCAACTATGTCTTCAACCTTGCTGGCATTGAAACGCGGCAGGCCTTCTCCTGGGACGCACTCGACGCCATCGAGGACTCCGACCTGCGCACCCCCGATGCCGACGCCGCCGCGCAGATGCGCGAGCGCATCGACCAGGCCAAGAAGGACGGCGACACCCTGGGCGGCATCCTCGAAGTGCGCTTCCGGGGCCTACCGGTCGGTCTGGGCAGTTTTGTCCACTACGACCGCAAGCTCGATGGCAAAATCGCCCAGGCGTGCCTCAGCGTGCAGGCGATGAAGGGCGTGGAAATCGGGCGGGCCTTCGAGAACGCCGTGAAACCCGGCAGCGGTGTTCACGACGCCATTCACTACCGCGAAGGCACCTACGCCCGCGACACCAACGGGGCGGGCGGCCTCGAAGCCGGGATGACCAACGGCGAAGAACTCATCGTGCGGGTCGCCATGAAGCCCATCGCCACCCTGATGAAGCCGCTGCCCACCGTGAATGTCGTGACCCACGAAGCGTCTGACGCGGCCCGCGAGCGCAGCGACACGACCGCCGTGCCCGCCGCCGGGGTCATCTTGCAGTGCGTCATCGGTTGGGTGCTGGCCGAGGCGATCACCGAGAAGTTCGGCGGCGATACCCTGCCCGAGCTTCAGGAGCGTCTCGCGGCGGCGCGGCGTTACGCAGCCGAATACTGA
- a CDS encoding shikimate kinase has protein sequence MTFSELSESVQHALDEVLAAPPRPPEGEAGTPLQGDEGRLPVMFPSGLIERPANWVALAGFMGTGKSRIGWELSRALALHFVDTDKLITRVVGKSIPEVFAQEGEGYFRACEREVVQRVTRLDHAVISLGGGTFIHEENRRLLLSRGPVVVLWATPETVYQRTKHSDRPLLKVEDPLSRIRTLMNEREGVYRQGTIHVHSDGRPSEEIVEEVVERLWAWRDAQAAWAALPPDYDRATS, from the coding sequence TTGACCTTTTCTGAGCTTTCGGAAAGCGTCCAGCACGCACTGGACGAGGTGCTGGCGGCGCCGCCCCGGCCCCCGGAGGGTGAGGCAGGCACCCCGCTTCAGGGGGATGAGGGTAGACTGCCTGTTATGTTTCCGTCCGGCCTGATTGAACGCCCTGCCAACTGGGTGGCGCTGGCGGGCTTTATGGGCACTGGCAAAAGCCGGATCGGCTGGGAGCTGTCCCGCGCCCTGGCGCTGCATTTCGTGGACACCGACAAGCTCATCACCCGGGTGGTCGGCAAAAGCATCCCCGAGGTGTTCGCGCAGGAGGGCGAAGGCTATTTCCGCGCCTGCGAGCGCGAGGTGGTGCAGCGCGTGACCCGGCTTGACCACGCTGTGATCAGCCTCGGCGGCGGCACCTTCATCCACGAGGAAAACCGCCGCCTGCTGCTGTCGCGCGGCCCGGTGGTCGTGCTGTGGGCCACCCCCGAAACCGTCTACCAGCGCACCAAGCACAGCGACCGGCCCCTCCTCAAGGTCGAAGACCCCCTCTCGCGCATTCGCACCCTGATGAACGAGCGCGAAGGCGTCTACCGCCAGGGCACCATTCACGTTCACAGCGACGGGCGCCCCTCCGAGGAGATCGTGGAAGAGGTCGTCGAACGGCTCTGGGCCTGGCGCGACGCCCAGGCGGCGTGGGCCGCCCTGCCCCCGGACTACGACCGTGCGACGAGTTGA
- the aroB gene encoding 3-dehydroquinate synthase, protein MRRVEVGGAAPYAVEVGPGLLTRLAVPETPSALIHPADLPAAWVEQAQASLQPHLTVTVPARDECKTLEVFADVLSQLAQAGLPRSGAVVGLGGGAATDLAGFVAASYLRGVAFYTAPTTLLGMVDAAVGGKTGVNLPEGKNLVGAFWPPRAVWCDTATLTTLPDAVFREGAAEAFKHGLMADPSLLDRVVSPDFRPGGALLEDTLADAIAVKAGVVTRDLTEQGERAFLNFGHTLAHALEAVTHQAIPHGEAVAYGMHYAARLSHALGGADLTAHTRAFLRWQRPRRLPPLTFDALAPFIARDKKADSAGVRFVLLRDLAQPYLARVPDDVLRREFDGWQADLAELFPL, encoded by the coding sequence GTGCGACGAGTTGAGGTCGGCGGCGCGGCGCCTTACGCCGTGGAGGTCGGCCCTGGCCTGCTGACCCGTCTCGCGGTGCCTGAAACGCCTAGCGCCCTGATTCATCCCGCCGACCTACCCGCCGCGTGGGTCGAGCAGGCGCAGGCGAGCTTGCAGCCCCATCTGACGGTGACCGTGCCCGCCCGCGACGAGTGCAAGACGCTGGAAGTTTTCGCGGACGTGCTCTCGCAGCTCGCGCAGGCGGGCCTGCCCCGCAGCGGCGCGGTGGTGGGCCTCGGCGGCGGCGCGGCGACCGACCTCGCGGGTTTTGTTGCGGCAAGTTACCTGCGCGGCGTGGCTTTCTACACCGCGCCGACCACGCTGCTCGGCATGGTGGACGCGGCGGTGGGCGGCAAAACAGGCGTCAACCTCCCCGAAGGCAAAAACCTCGTCGGTGCCTTCTGGCCGCCCCGCGCCGTGTGGTGCGACACGGCTACGCTTACCACGCTGCCGGACGCCGTGTTCCGTGAGGGGGCCGCCGAAGCCTTCAAGCACGGGTTGATGGCTGACCCCAGCCTGCTCGACCGGGTGGTGTCGCCCGACTTTCGGCCCGGCGGCGCTCTGCTCGAAGACACCCTGGCCGATGCAATTGCTGTCAAGGCCGGGGTCGTCACCCGCGACCTGACCGAGCAGGGCGAGCGGGCTTTCCTCAACTTCGGGCACACGCTGGCGCACGCGCTCGAAGCCGTGACCCATCAGGCCATCCCCCACGGCGAGGCGGTGGCCTACGGGATGCACTACGCCGCTCGCCTCAGCCACGCGCTCGGCGGCGCCGACCTGACCGCCCACACCCGCGCTTTTCTGCGCTGGCAACGGCCCCGGCGCCTGCCGCCGCTCACTTTCGACGCGCTCGCGCCCTTCATTGCCCGTGACAAGAAGGCCGACAGCGCGGGCGTGCGCTTCGTGCTCCTGCGTGACCTCGCCCAGCCTTACCTCGCCCGCGTGCCCGACGACGTGCTGCGCCGCGAGTTCGACGGTTGGCAAGCAGACCTAGCGGAGCTTTTTCCTCTTTAG